A region of Rhizobium grahamii DNA encodes the following proteins:
- a CDS encoding Gfo/Idh/MocA family protein has protein sequence MGGYSNPATQRPLRLGMVGGGRGSLIGGPHRLAARLDGNYTLSAGAFSSNPEISKASGADLGIDPARCYGDFSEMARAEAAREDGIEVVSIVTPNHLHAPAAKAFLAAGIHVICDKPLTASLEEAIALKQAVDASGKMFFLTHNYSAYAMVRQARQMVATGELGEIRSVQVEYPSGWMAEAVEKTSNKQASWRTDPSQAGAGVIADIGTHAWHLARTVSGLELDELSADLASLVEGRRVDDHAQVLLRFAGGARGILWVSGIALGPENGLRIRIFGSLGGLEWSQMDPDALLHSPLGKPRQIIQRAAAGTSPYAQRLSRIPAGHPEGYFEAFGNVYRDAAAAIRGGCTSGLADPVFATVDDGVDGMQFIEACLASSASNAAWINFNSKR, from the coding sequence ATGGGTGGCTATAGCAATCCGGCGACACAGAGGCCGTTGAGGCTTGGAATGGTGGGCGGGGGCAGAGGTTCCCTGATCGGCGGACCGCATCGCTTGGCAGCGAGGCTCGACGGAAACTACACGCTCTCCGCGGGAGCCTTTTCGTCCAACCCGGAGATATCGAAAGCCTCGGGTGCCGATCTCGGCATCGACCCGGCGCGCTGCTACGGCGACTTCTCCGAGATGGCGAGGGCAGAAGCTGCCCGTGAGGATGGCATCGAAGTCGTCTCGATCGTCACGCCCAATCACTTGCACGCGCCCGCCGCCAAGGCGTTCCTCGCAGCCGGGATCCACGTGATCTGCGACAAGCCGCTGACGGCTTCGCTCGAGGAGGCCATCGCTCTGAAGCAAGCGGTCGACGCATCGGGCAAGATGTTCTTCCTGACGCACAACTATTCCGCCTACGCGATGGTCAGGCAGGCCAGGCAAATGGTCGCCACAGGCGAGCTCGGCGAGATAAGATCGGTACAGGTCGAATACCCATCAGGCTGGATGGCCGAAGCGGTCGAGAAAACTTCCAACAAGCAGGCCTCGTGGCGTACGGACCCGTCTCAAGCAGGCGCGGGCGTCATTGCCGACATCGGCACCCACGCCTGGCATCTCGCGCGAACTGTCTCAGGGTTGGAGCTGGACGAGCTCTCTGCTGATCTTGCGTCGCTTGTTGAAGGCCGTCGGGTCGATGATCATGCGCAAGTTCTTCTTCGGTTCGCCGGCGGTGCGCGCGGGATTCTGTGGGTTAGCGGGATCGCGCTCGGTCCTGAAAACGGCCTGAGAATTCGGATCTTTGGCTCCCTTGGCGGCCTCGAGTGGTCGCAGATGGATCCCGATGCGCTCCTTCACTCGCCGCTTGGAAAGCCTCGACAAATCATTCAGAGGGCCGCGGCGGGAACGTCGCCGTACGCCCAGCGTCTGAGCCGGATTCCCGCGGGGCATCCGGAAGGTTATTTCGAGGCCTTTGGCAATGTCTATCGAGATGCCGCAGCGGCGATCCGTGGCGGATGCACGTCCGGCCTCGCGGATCCGGTCTTCGCAACGGTCGATGACGGCGTCGATGGGATGCAGTTCATCGAGGCCTGTCTGGCGTCGTCGGCATCAAACGCAGCGTGGATCAACTTCAACTCCAAGCGCTGA
- a CDS encoding LacI family DNA-binding transcriptional regulator, translating into MADAKRSRVTLTQVARLAGVGTATVDRVLNDRGNVSEDISKRVLEAAKELGIRRLLPQAHRRLIRIDVILARPELPLIARMGFEFRRLATSIDRSIVIHHTILDDERPETIAKALSKTTCDAVVSYMPDHPLVHKAVDGLSARDVPVVTVISDVPNSARIGYAGTDHYKAGRSAGYFLTRMGRRPGPIVILCNHLGFQSHADRVRGFVDFLQGNTDSWNVTEVVEGLDNRDKSELGLRAAFKRQADAVAVYNVGAANIAVANAIRANILEVRPVFVGHELTRNTAAFLREGLMSITIDQSPELQVWKAINLLLRHFSYGDGTSLMPVNAEIPTVLYGPENIPDPLPF; encoded by the coding sequence ATGGCTGATGCTAAGCGCAGTAGAGTGACACTTACGCAAGTGGCTAGACTTGCAGGGGTGGGAACAGCAACGGTAGATCGCGTCCTGAATGATCGCGGCAACGTTAGCGAAGATATTAGCAAACGTGTCCTGGAGGCAGCCAAGGAACTCGGGATCCGGCGACTGCTGCCGCAAGCTCACCGACGACTGATCAGGATCGATGTCATACTGGCTCGACCGGAGCTTCCCCTCATCGCGCGGATGGGTTTCGAATTTCGGCGCCTTGCCACTTCAATCGATCGGTCGATCGTAATCCATCACACTATCCTCGACGATGAACGTCCGGAGACGATCGCGAAAGCTCTAAGCAAGACCACGTGCGACGCCGTCGTCTCCTACATGCCCGATCATCCTCTGGTTCATAAAGCGGTCGATGGTTTGAGCGCACGAGATGTCCCAGTTGTCACTGTGATTTCTGACGTCCCGAACTCTGCCAGGATCGGATACGCGGGCACAGATCACTACAAGGCCGGGCGCTCGGCAGGATACTTTCTTACCCGAATGGGCCGGCGGCCAGGCCCGATCGTAATCCTCTGCAACCACCTCGGATTCCAGTCACACGCGGACCGAGTTAGGGGCTTCGTGGATTTCCTGCAGGGCAACACAGACTCTTGGAACGTCACAGAGGTGGTTGAGGGGCTTGATAACAGAGACAAGTCCGAACTCGGGTTGCGAGCTGCCTTCAAGAGACAGGCCGATGCCGTAGCTGTCTACAACGTGGGCGCGGCAAACATCGCGGTGGCAAACGCCATCCGGGCGAATATACTTGAGGTCCGGCCCGTTTTTGTTGGCCACGAACTCACTCGGAACACAGCCGCCTTTCTTCGAGAGGGCTTGATGTCGATTACCATCGATCAGAGCCCCGAACTTCAGGTGTGGAAGGCTATCAATCTGCTGCTCAGACACTTTTCTTACGGAGACGGTACGTCGCTGATGCCAGTCAACGCCGAAATTCCCACGGTGCTGTATGGACCGGAGAACATTCCGGATCCGCTCCCGTTCTGA
- a CDS encoding topoisomerase DNA-binding C4 zinc finger domain-containing protein: MRGGACSSCPICNDGGLVDRSGRYGNFLGCIRYPQCTGNVPKSPHKSPGAKALRGSQLRQAGCRESHREHSHTIEELLPVPIQDNAAIYEIKT, from the coding sequence TTGCGTGGAGGAGCGTGCTCTTCTTGCCCCATATGCAACGATGGTGGGCTCGTTGATCGTTCTGGTCGCTACGGCAACTTTCTCGGCTGCATTCGATATCCGCAGTGCACTGGTAACGTGCCGAAGTCGCCCCACAAATCGCCTGGTGCGAAGGCTCTACGAGGAAGCCAACTTAGGCAAGCGGGCTGCCGCGAGAGCCACCGGGAACATAGCCATACGATCGAAGAATTGCTTCCCGTACCCATTCAGGACAACGCAGCGATTTATGAGATCAAAACCTAG
- a CDS encoding substrate-binding domain-containing protein, whose translation MINFQRILKGTVVAAVLLGTAVSASAANIAIVGGKADDPFFAIVKRGIDDAAKLVQARGGTVNYLALQTYDNIGPDAAQLIRTAVSQGVDGIAAPNWVPDAQDEAYKAAKAAGIPILLYNSGGTDKSKELGSINYIGTEDLVAGQAAGKYLAEHKAKNVLCVNTVPGAANLEARCKGIIDEVTKAGSKATQLPLPATSFGDKTAVSEAIKATLMKDDAIDAVVTMGNQDADSAAIAIQQANAVERVKLGSFNTDKAMLDRIKTGTQMFAVDQQGYLQGYLSVFMLASYVDYAMESPTVPILTGPAIVDSSNVEATLKGVEAGVR comes from the coding sequence ATGATCAATTTCCAACGCATTCTCAAGGGCACCGTGGTTGCCGCCGTTCTTCTCGGAACAGCAGTTTCTGCAAGTGCTGCCAACATCGCCATCGTCGGCGGCAAGGCCGACGATCCGTTCTTCGCGATCGTCAAGCGTGGCATTGATGACGCTGCCAAGCTCGTGCAGGCTCGCGGCGGCACCGTGAACTACCTCGCGCTGCAGACCTATGACAACATCGGCCCTGATGCCGCTCAGCTTATTCGCACGGCTGTCAGCCAGGGCGTCGACGGCATCGCCGCGCCGAACTGGGTGCCGGACGCTCAGGATGAAGCCTACAAGGCAGCCAAGGCCGCCGGAATCCCGATCCTGCTCTACAATTCCGGCGGCACTGATAAGTCCAAGGAACTCGGCAGCATCAACTACATCGGCACCGAAGACTTGGTCGCGGGCCAGGCGGCCGGAAAGTATCTCGCGGAGCATAAGGCGAAGAACGTTCTCTGTGTGAACACGGTACCGGGTGCGGCGAACCTTGAAGCACGATGCAAGGGAATCATCGACGAGGTCACCAAGGCAGGTTCGAAGGCCACACAGCTTCCGTTGCCCGCCACGAGCTTCGGCGACAAGACCGCCGTTTCGGAAGCGATCAAGGCTACGCTCATGAAGGATGACGCGATCGATGCCGTGGTAACCATGGGCAACCAGGACGCCGACAGCGCGGCGATCGCGATTCAGCAGGCGAATGCGGTCGAGCGCGTGAAGCTAGGGTCTTTCAATACCGACAAGGCGATGCTTGACCGCATCAAGACCGGAACGCAGATGTTCGCGGTCGATCAGCAGGGCTATCTGCAGGGTTACCTGTCAGTTTTCATGCTCGCCTCATATGTCGATTACGCGATGGAGTCACCGACGGTTCCGATCCTCACCGGTCCTGCTATCGTCGACTCTTCGAACGTCGAAGCGACCCTGAAGGGCGTCGAAGCAGGCGTACGCTAA
- a CDS encoding ABC transporter permease — MGNLLRRPEAGALLGLVAVLLFFVIFGSTKFLEPSGAASWLNVACNLGIIAIPVGLLMIAGELDISIGAMIPAGSMTVAILSGHYGLPIWVGIVGSLSVGLVVGLINGYIAIRTAVPSLIITLGTLFAMQGIVLGVSVLITGTTSVPVNADPIAKFLFGQFIGGTFQNIILWWLGLTAVYIFFVHFSRYGNWIFAMGGDRVSARNAGIPTEKLTVFLFVLSSVSASFVGMCQAILFNSAQVSAGMTYIFNSIIAVVVGGVLLTGGFGSIVGIFFGTLTFAIVNQGIYFTDFDRNWSSLIIGVMLLGAVLMNNTFRRMALTLKKK, encoded by the coding sequence TTGGGCAACCTGTTGCGCCGCCCTGAGGCGGGAGCGCTTCTAGGGCTGGTCGCCGTATTGCTGTTCTTCGTCATTTTCGGCAGCACCAAGTTCTTGGAGCCGTCCGGAGCCGCAAGCTGGCTGAACGTCGCCTGTAACCTCGGCATCATCGCGATTCCAGTTGGTCTGCTGATGATCGCAGGTGAACTAGACATCTCGATCGGCGCCATGATCCCAGCCGGGTCGATGACAGTCGCGATCCTTTCCGGCCACTACGGGCTTCCGATCTGGGTCGGCATAGTTGGCTCGCTGAGCGTCGGTCTCGTGGTGGGCCTTATCAACGGCTACATCGCGATCCGCACCGCCGTGCCATCCCTGATCATCACGCTCGGAACACTCTTCGCGATGCAGGGGATAGTGCTCGGCGTGTCCGTTCTGATTACTGGAACGACGAGCGTTCCGGTGAATGCCGATCCGATTGCCAAGTTTCTGTTCGGCCAATTCATCGGTGGCACCTTCCAGAACATCATCCTGTGGTGGCTCGGCCTGACTGCAGTTTACATCTTCTTCGTCCACTTCTCACGCTACGGGAACTGGATCTTCGCTATGGGCGGCGACCGGGTCAGTGCCCGCAACGCAGGTATCCCGACTGAGAAGCTGACGGTCTTTCTCTTCGTGCTGTCTTCGGTCAGCGCTTCGTTCGTCGGCATGTGCCAGGCGATCCTGTTCAATTCCGCTCAGGTTTCGGCCGGGATGACCTACATCTTCAACTCGATCATCGCGGTGGTCGTAGGCGGCGTGCTCCTGACTGGCGGGTTCGGGTCGATTGTTGGCATCTTCTTCGGAACGCTGACCTTTGCGATCGTGAACCAGGGCATCTACTTCACCGATTTCGACCGCAATTGGTCGAGCTTGATTATTGGCGTGATGCTGCTCGGCGCGGTGTTGATGAACAACACATTCCGCCGCATGGCCCTGACCCTCAAGAAGAAGTGA
- a CDS encoding Gfo/Idh/MocA family oxidoreductase, with amino-acid sequence MSVRVAVIGAGIMGADHARIVAQDIGGAVLQVVCDASRDRAKSVADECGALDVSTDPRDVIRRDDVDAILVASPDETHASLCLASIDAGKPVLCEKPLSQSPEECRSVVDAEVSRGIRTVQLGFMRRFDPSYQAMCAALNGGRVGRPLIMHNCHRSVRVPANFTGQMSITNAAPHEFDVIRSILGTDYKAITVFQPSSSDASTTGAFVFMVLETTSGQLASIEVHNNASYGYDIRGELVGDEGSVSLSAPVDARYNSGLSSFERYPEDWRLRFSEAYRLQNKAFVDFVRTGRPSAIAASAWDGYYATVVAQAALRGLSERVRVEIETPSKPTLYQ; translated from the coding sequence ATGTCTGTTCGGGTTGCTGTCATTGGCGCGGGCATTATGGGCGCTGACCACGCACGCATCGTTGCCCAGGATATCGGTGGAGCTGTTTTGCAGGTGGTTTGTGACGCGTCGCGTGACCGTGCTAAGTCGGTCGCTGACGAGTGTGGCGCACTGGACGTTTCCACTGATCCCCGCGATGTCATTCGTCGAGACGATGTTGACGCAATCCTCGTCGCCAGCCCTGACGAAACGCATGCTTCGCTGTGTCTGGCGTCGATCGACGCGGGGAAGCCCGTCCTTTGTGAGAAGCCTTTGTCGCAAAGCCCGGAAGAGTGTCGCAGCGTTGTCGATGCCGAGGTTTCGCGAGGCATCCGAACTGTCCAGCTCGGCTTCATGCGTCGGTTCGATCCTTCCTATCAGGCTATGTGCGCCGCCCTGAACGGTGGCAGGGTCGGCCGCCCGCTGATCATGCACAACTGTCACAGAAGCGTTCGCGTGCCTGCCAACTTCACCGGGCAGATGTCGATCACGAACGCGGCGCCGCATGAGTTCGACGTTATCAGGTCAATACTCGGCACGGACTACAAGGCGATCACGGTCTTCCAGCCCAGTTCGTCCGATGCGTCGACTACTGGAGCGTTCGTGTTCATGGTTCTGGAGACCACTTCTGGACAGCTCGCCAGTATCGAAGTCCACAACAACGCGTCCTACGGCTATGATATCCGCGGCGAACTCGTTGGCGACGAAGGATCGGTATCGCTCAGCGCTCCGGTTGATGCTCGTTATAACAGCGGGCTGTCATCCTTCGAGCGGTATCCGGAAGATTGGAGGCTACGGTTTTCGGAGGCCTATCGCCTACAGAACAAGGCATTCGTCGATTTCGTGCGGACCGGTCGGCCGTCTGCCATCGCTGCCAGCGCGTGGGATGGATATTACGCGACGGTCGTTGCTCAGGCGGCGCTGCGAGGCCTGTCGGAAAGAGTGCGTGTGGAGATCGAAACGCCATCAAAACCGACGCTTTACCAATAG
- a CDS encoding ATP-binding cassette domain-containing protein gives MTTPVLELRGVNKSFGPIDVLHNISLKVHAGEVLCLLGDNGAGKSTLIKTLAGVYRPNTGEIHMDGSAVQFASPREAADRGIQTVHQFGGTFPLMSIGRSFFVGAEPTRRWGPFTIYDRRRANDIAVKAVQEFGITRIDDGDRLVGGLSGGERQSLAIARAVHFGARVLILDEPTAALGVKEAAHVLRIILEARKRGLAVIFITHQVIHALTVGDHFAVLIRGEVAADFRRGERTREEITDLMAGGEQMAELEAEIEAHQRDIASAAVA, from the coding sequence ATGACCACACCAGTTCTCGAACTTCGTGGAGTGAACAAGTCCTTCGGGCCGATCGATGTCCTCCACAACATCTCGCTCAAAGTCCACGCAGGCGAAGTCCTCTGTCTGCTCGGAGACAACGGCGCGGGCAAAAGTACTCTCATTAAGACGCTCGCGGGCGTTTACCGACCGAACACTGGCGAAATCCACATGGATGGATCTGCGGTTCAGTTCGCAAGCCCGCGCGAGGCGGCAGATCGCGGGATCCAGACCGTGCACCAGTTCGGTGGCACATTTCCGCTGATGAGCATCGGCCGATCGTTCTTCGTCGGTGCCGAGCCGACGAGACGCTGGGGGCCGTTCACCATCTACGACCGTCGTCGGGCGAACGACATTGCCGTCAAGGCGGTCCAGGAGTTCGGGATCACGCGCATCGATGATGGAGACCGACTCGTCGGTGGTCTCTCGGGCGGCGAAAGGCAGTCGCTCGCCATCGCACGTGCCGTGCATTTCGGCGCCCGTGTCCTTATACTCGACGAGCCCACGGCGGCGCTTGGCGTCAAGGAAGCCGCGCACGTGCTCCGCATCATTCTCGAGGCCCGCAAACGCGGCCTTGCCGTCATCTTCATCACCCATCAGGTCATTCACGCATTGACTGTGGGCGACCACTTCGCGGTGCTGATCCGCGGCGAGGTTGCTGCGGATTTCCGGCGCGGCGAACGGACGCGTGAGGAGATCACCGACCTTATGGCGGGTGGCGAGCAGATGGCGGAACTCGAAGCGGAAATCGAGGCGCACCAGAGAGACATCGCCTCGGCCGCCGTCGCCTAG
- a CDS encoding aldo/keto reductase → MQYREFGRTGWKVSEIGFGGWQLGGAWGDMDDDASVKTLLHAFERGINFVDTAQLYGNGHSEEVVGRALREWKGGKIYVATKVQPTVWPDPKNRNPPVRGRFPSWHLRENVENSLTRLGVERIDLYQLHSWGPAGHVELDWLETLNDLRVQGKIDQIGISLRDNEPDEGVDAAKLGLVASQQVIFNMFEQPARERLLPAAKETGTAIIARVPLDSGSLSGKWTADTYAGWKPGSQQHDMFKGDRFAETLRRLEALKAEIGDGHGALAEVAMRYVLSHDAVSVIIPGMSSIRHVDMNIDCSDGSRLPEELIERLRSHTWVRNYYR, encoded by the coding sequence GTGCAGTATCGTGAATTCGGCCGAACTGGCTGGAAAGTTTCGGAAATCGGCTTTGGCGGCTGGCAGCTCGGCGGCGCCTGGGGCGACATGGACGACGACGCTTCGGTGAAGACGCTTCTTCATGCGTTCGAGCGCGGCATCAACTTCGTCGACACTGCACAGCTTTATGGCAACGGGCATTCGGAGGAAGTTGTCGGGCGCGCGCTTCGCGAATGGAAGGGCGGAAAGATATACGTCGCCACCAAGGTTCAGCCGACAGTCTGGCCGGATCCCAAGAATCGCAATCCTCCGGTTCGAGGGCGTTTCCCATCGTGGCACCTTCGCGAGAACGTCGAGAACTCGCTGACGCGCCTAGGTGTCGAGCGCATCGATCTCTATCAGCTACACTCCTGGGGTCCCGCAGGCCACGTGGAACTCGACTGGCTGGAAACGCTCAACGATCTCCGGGTGCAGGGCAAGATCGATCAGATCGGCATCTCATTGCGCGATAACGAACCCGACGAAGGCGTTGATGCCGCGAAGCTTGGCCTAGTGGCATCACAGCAGGTCATCTTCAACATGTTCGAGCAGCCCGCCCGCGAGCGACTGCTTCCGGCCGCCAAGGAAACCGGGACGGCAATCATTGCTCGCGTGCCGCTCGACAGCGGCTCGCTCAGCGGGAAATGGACCGCCGACACCTATGCTGGGTGGAAGCCGGGCTCGCAGCAGCACGACATGTTCAAAGGCGACCGCTTTGCGGAGACCCTGAGGCGCCTCGAAGCGCTGAAGGCCGAGATTGGCGACGGTCATGGTGCACTGGCAGAAGTCGCGATGCGTTACGTACTGTCGCACGATGCCGTCAGCGTCATTATTCCCGGCATGAGTTCGATCCGTCATGTCGACATGAACATCGACTGTTCTGATGGCAGCAGGCTTCCTGAAGAGCTGATCGAGCGGCTGCGCTCTCACACCTGGGTCAGGAATTACTACCGATGA
- a CDS encoding sterol desaturase family protein, with translation MNDLEYGTRDKRGDWRPKDPLKVGPLLDFPWSPIRVLKWLPAYFFPWNVTFMAVGALFWFFLTPSRETLQTLSWDWPLLLLLRNSALILALYGALELHLYIRRAQGNRFKFNGKFPSEQPSSVFWFKSQSVDNALRTFGTGLPIWTAYEVLMLWCWANGYGPWVVLGDHPIWLATFALVLPLIHEVHFFCIHRLIHVPILYKWVHSVHHNSVNPSPWSALSMHPVEHLLYWSDVLIHLVIPSHPLLVLYHLQITGTGAVIGHVGFDKVEAGQEGAVDTHAYAHYLHHKYFEVNYADGMLPIDKWIGTWHDGTKDGDRMMQERYKKKVEKMNRGAAEQN, from the coding sequence ATGAATGATCTTGAATACGGTACGCGCGACAAGCGCGGCGATTGGCGTCCGAAGGACCCATTGAAGGTGGGTCCGCTCCTCGACTTCCCGTGGAGCCCGATTCGCGTCCTTAAATGGTTGCCCGCCTACTTCTTCCCATGGAATGTCACGTTTATGGCCGTGGGCGCCCTGTTCTGGTTCTTTCTCACGCCAAGCCGGGAGACCTTGCAGACCTTGAGCTGGGACTGGCCGCTCCTGCTCCTCCTCCGTAATTCCGCGCTTATCCTGGCGCTATACGGCGCGCTTGAGCTGCACCTCTACATCAGGCGCGCGCAGGGCAACCGTTTCAAGTTCAATGGCAAGTTTCCATCCGAACAGCCGTCGAGCGTGTTCTGGTTCAAGAGCCAGTCTGTCGATAACGCGCTGCGCACATTCGGAACAGGCCTGCCGATCTGGACCGCCTATGAGGTCCTCATGCTCTGGTGCTGGGCGAACGGATACGGGCCTTGGGTGGTCCTCGGCGACCACCCAATCTGGCTGGCCACCTTCGCCCTGGTGCTGCCGCTGATACACGAGGTCCACTTCTTCTGCATTCACCGCCTGATCCACGTGCCGATCCTCTATAAATGGGTTCACTCGGTGCATCACAACTCGGTCAACCCGAGCCCGTGGTCTGCGCTGTCGATGCATCCTGTCGAGCATCTGCTCTACTGGTCCGATGTCCTGATCCATCTGGTGATCCCGTCGCATCCGTTACTCGTTCTCTACCACCTGCAGATCACCGGAACAGGCGCCGTGATCGGGCACGTCGGCTTCGACAAGGTGGAGGCCGGACAGGAAGGTGCCGTGGATACGCATGCCTATGCCCACTACCTCCACCACAAGTATTTCGAGGTGAACTATGCCGACGGCATGCTGCCGATCGACAAGTGGATCGGCACCTGGCACGACGGCACCAAGGATGGCGACCGCATGATGCAGGAGCGATACAAGAAGAAGGTCGAGAAGATGAACCGGGGCGCCGCCGAGCAGAACTGA
- a CDS encoding TIM barrel protein: MTADISFALNHITAPRLSSREFIDLAARLGCKGVELRNDLADKELTTRVFFDGEAPAAIGAYARDRGLKLLGLSEAYGFNRWSAAMKEKIALLIEQAKASGAETISLIPSNDGRQEPDEKRLADLRHALSEVLPLLRSAGLKALVEPLGFTTSSLRLKREAVDTIAAVGGNDHFRLVHDTFHHFLAGETEYFPEMTGIVHISGVVDPTVAPDAMQDGHRILVDDRDRLDNIAQIRALEALGYKGAYSFEPFAPSVHADPHLEDSVRKSFQFISEAVANELA; encoded by the coding sequence GTGACTGCCGATATCAGCTTCGCCCTCAACCACATCACCGCTCCCAGGCTGAGCAGCCGCGAGTTTATCGACCTTGCAGCCCGGCTTGGCTGCAAGGGCGTCGAACTGCGCAACGACCTCGCTGACAAGGAGTTGACCACGAGGGTGTTCTTCGATGGTGAAGCACCTGCGGCCATCGGTGCATATGCACGCGACCGCGGCCTGAAGCTCCTGGGTCTTTCGGAGGCGTATGGGTTCAATCGCTGGTCCGCGGCGATGAAGGAAAAGATCGCGCTGCTCATCGAACAGGCCAAGGCGTCCGGTGCTGAGACCATCAGTCTGATCCCGAGCAATGACGGGCGCCAGGAGCCAGACGAAAAGCGGCTGGCCGATCTTCGTCATGCCCTGTCCGAAGTTCTTCCGCTGTTGCGGTCGGCCGGATTGAAGGCTCTCGTCGAGCCGCTCGGTTTCACGACATCGTCGCTACGTCTAAAGCGCGAGGCGGTCGACACCATCGCGGCCGTTGGCGGCAACGATCACTTCCGGCTCGTCCACGACACGTTTCATCACTTTCTGGCAGGCGAAACCGAGTACTTCCCGGAGATGACCGGGATTGTGCACATTTCGGGCGTCGTCGATCCTACGGTAGCGCCCGATGCCATGCAGGACGGTCACCGTATCCTCGTCGACGACCGTGACCGCCTCGACAATATCGCGCAGATCCGCGCACTCGAGGCGCTCGGCTACAAAGGCGCCTATTCCTTCGAACCTTTCGCGCCATCCGTACACGCGGACCCGCATCTCGAAGACAGTGTTCGCAAGAGCTTCCAGTTTATCAGCGAAGCAGTAGCAAACGAGCTTGCATGA
- a CDS encoding creatininase family protein: MTQAIELLRPSQIRAAFEARSLVYLPLGTIEWHCEHLPVGLDALTAYGICSKAAEKTGGLVWPTLYYGTGGDHGEYPWTVMMEGSEELEVLLRKTFSRLATLGVRRAVLFSGHFADGQLEMIDRLAAEASGHLGISVVATAVNRFDVVGFPPDHAGKFETTLLAGLHPDTIDLSALPDIESGDDRRDRHDPASPLWGVIGADPRNANLSEGSRLVEEIAVRLAAMATDA, from the coding sequence ATGACCCAAGCGATCGAACTGCTTCGGCCATCGCAAATCCGGGCGGCATTCGAGGCACGGTCTCTCGTCTACCTGCCTCTCGGCACCATCGAATGGCATTGCGAACATCTTCCTGTCGGGCTCGACGCGCTGACGGCATACGGCATCTGCAGCAAGGCAGCGGAAAAGACCGGAGGGCTCGTTTGGCCCACCCTCTACTACGGCACTGGTGGCGATCACGGGGAGTATCCCTGGACCGTAATGATGGAAGGCTCCGAAGAACTCGAAGTGCTACTGCGCAAGACCTTCAGCAGGCTCGCCACACTTGGCGTTCGCCGCGCGGTGCTGTTCTCCGGCCACTTCGCCGATGGGCAGTTGGAAATGATCGATCGGCTAGCGGCCGAAGCGAGTGGGCACCTCGGGATTTCCGTCGTGGCGACAGCAGTCAACCGTTTCGATGTCGTTGGCTTTCCGCCGGATCACGCTGGGAAGTTCGAGACGACGCTCCTCGCGGGTCTGCATCCGGACACGATCGATCTTAGCGCTCTGCCGGATATCGAGTCGGGAGACGACAGGCGCGACCGTCATGATCCCGCCAGCCCGCTCTGGGGCGTGATCGGTGCCGATCCCCGCAACGCAAACCTTTCAGAAGGGTCACGGCTCGTCGAGGAGATTGCCGTGAGACTGGCAGCTATGGCGACCGATGCTTGA
- a CDS encoding oxidoreductase → MKTWFITGASRGFGARIAQLALERGDNVVATARSAGSVTEKLGERRNLLAAALDVTNEEQARDAARQAVERFGAIDVLLNNAGFGLIGAVEEASAEEVERLYRTNVFGLLTVTRAVLPQMRSQRFGRILNVSSIGGYRAGAGFGVYCSTKFAVEGLSEALHAELEPLGIHVTVIEPGYFRTDFLDPSSLSSSGNRISDYDGTAGAVREHASSLNHNQPGDPEKFARQIVAFADVAQPPVRMPFGSDTVAAIEAKHLSDGDIIKRWREVSVSTDF, encoded by the coding sequence ATGAAGACCTGGTTCATAACCGGAGCATCGCGCGGGTTCGGCGCCCGCATTGCGCAGCTTGCTCTTGAACGCGGTGACAACGTTGTCGCCACCGCCCGCAGCGCAGGATCGGTCACGGAGAAGCTCGGAGAGCGGCGCAACCTTCTCGCAGCCGCGCTGGACGTGACGAACGAGGAGCAGGCGCGGGACGCTGCCCGTCAGGCAGTCGAGCGGTTCGGTGCTATCGACGTGCTGCTGAACAATGCAGGATTCGGCCTCATCGGGGCAGTCGAGGAAGCCTCGGCAGAGGAGGTCGAACGGCTCTACCGCACAAACGTCTTCGGTCTGCTGACGGTGACGCGTGCAGTGCTCCCGCAGATGCGATCGCAGAGGTTCGGTCGCATCCTCAACGTCTCGTCGATCGGTGGCTACCGCGCGGGTGCAGGATTCGGTGTCTACTGTTCGACGAAGTTTGCGGTCGAGGGGCTGTCGGAGGCGCTTCACGCGGAACTGGAACCGCTTGGAATCCATGTGACCGTGATCGAACCGGGCTATTTCCGGACGGACTTCCTTGATCCCAGCTCGTTGTCGTCGAGCGGCAACCGGATCTCTGACTATGACGGAACCGCAGGTGCGGTCCGCGAGCATGCGTCTTCGCTGAACCACAACCAGCCCGGCGACCCGGAGAAGTTTGCCCGGCAGATCGTGGCCTTCGCCGATGTCGCGCAGCCACCTGTGCGCATGCCGTTCGGTAGCGACACGGTTGCTGCGATCGAAGCGAAGCACTTGTCCGACGGGGACATCATCAAGCGGTGGCGAGAGGTCTCGGTCTCCACCGACTTTTGA